The Ictalurus furcatus strain D&B chromosome 5, Billie_1.0, whole genome shotgun sequence genome includes a region encoding these proteins:
- the LOC128608128 gene encoding serine/threonine kinase-like domain-containing protein STKLD1 isoform X7, whose amino-acid sequence MFLGQMVDALVYLHNRNILHRNLKPSNILMSSDSVFRICDFGTATITQDRTKVDIRIKESEKCWMAPESVMLLQWSDKSDVWSLGCVLLDMLICHILNEEASLLQLSQLRQDLSPLDLIICKDFRKLLTRMLSHNPKNRANVWVLANEAVVKQSLILCGSSPHTITRTLPQGVTGPPFHEGIDSVLDFMMTYTDVEAIQLSVLSYLLKEERKECILYIIAMSRIGDVVEAVTSAMLSHSESACIQLKSFQLIQLLLTAEEACELIVKLGSVHHVLNTLKDYPHEKDIIIPCCKIIQCTLEKGYGAPESFPDAVETLCIVSEMHMQDAVVTECLCAALQFLINQALHEEKDIEKATCLLIHQLKSHPNEAAIVNHVFVAMAGLITTSETAALQLLHVPDEINGVYHIMAARRHHSDYPKVTENFCHLLKQLVQHDAVIPELLAKNVQEELGQILQQYESITETVLLAQDALSKMMSLK is encoded by the exons ATGTTCTTGGGACAAATGGTGGATGCATTGGTCTACCTCCACAACAGAAACATTTTACACAG AAATCTGAAACCATCCAACATTTTGATGAGCAGTGACTCTGTCTTTCGCATATGTGATTTTGGAACAGCAACTATCACACAAGATCGTACAAAGGTTGATATAAGAATCAAAGAGA GTGAGAAGTGCTGGATGGCCCCGGAGAGCGTGATGTTGCTCCAGTGGAGTGACAAGTCTGACGTTTGGTCACTCGGCTGTGTCCTCCTGGATATGCTGATATGTCACATACTGAAT GAGGAGGCCTCTTTGTTACAGTTGAGTCAACTGAGACAAGATCTCAGTCCTTTGGATCTTATCATATGCAAAGACTTTCGCAAGCTCCTCACCAGGATGTTAAGCCACAATCCGAAAAATAGAGCCAATGTCTG GGTGCTGGCAAATGAAGCTGTTGTGAAACAAAGTCTGATTCTCTGTGGTTCTTCACCACATACAATTACGCGGACTCTTCCTCAAGGAGTCACTGGGCCACCATTCCATGAAGGGATTGACAGTGTTTTGG ATTTTATGATGACTTATACAGATGTGGAGGCcattcagctttctgttctgtcATACCTActgaaggaggaaagaaagg AGTGCATTCTTTATATAATAGCCATGAGCAGAATTGGTGATGTGGTAGAGGCTGTGACTTCTGCTATGCTGAGCCACTCTGAGTCAGCTTGCATTCAGCTGAAATCATTCCAGCTCATACAACTCCTTCTAACTGCAG AGGAGGCCTGTGAACTGATTGTGAAACTGGGCAGTGTTCATCATGTATTGAATACATTAAAGGACTACCCACATGAGAAGGATATCATCATCCCTTGCTGCAAAATCATACAGTGTACACTGGAAAAAG GCTATGGTGCTCCAGAATCATTTCCAGATGCTGTTGAGACATTGTGCATTGTGAGTGAGATGCATATGCAAGATGCAGTTGTGACAGAATGCTTGTGTGCTGCACTACAGTTTCTGATTAATCAAG CACTACATGAAGAGAAAGATATTGAGAAGGCTACTTGTCTCTTGATTCATCAACTCAAAAGTCATCCAAATGAAGCTGCTATAGTGAACCATGTGTTTGTCGCTATGGCCGGCTTAATCACAACGTCAG AGACTGCTGCTTTACAGCTTCTCCATGTACCAGATGAAATAAATGGTGTTTATCACATCATGGCCGCTCGAAGACACCATTCAGATTACCCAAAGGTCACAGAGAACTTTTGCCATCTACTGAAGCAACTAGTCCAACATG ATGCTGTCATTCCTGAATTGCTTGCTAAAAATGTACAGGAAGAATTGGGGCAGATACTGCAACAATATGAGTCCATCACG GAGACTGTGCTGTTGGCACAGGACGCCCTGTCGAAAATGATGAGCCTTAAATGA